The DNA segment GTCCGAGGATGTGCTGAATCAACTGGAAAGCGTATTGGCAGACGAGCGGATGCAACAATTCGGGCAGCTCTCGCCGGTTTTGCTCGCGGATTTGGATGAGCTGGATAAGAAAGTGCTCGTAGAGAAGCATCTGATCAGCCCCAACCTGGCTAATGAGTCCAGAAGCGGTGCTGTATTTATAAGTGAAGACGAGAGCTTAAGCATCATGGTGAATGAAGAGGATCATCTTAGAATCCAATGTCTATACCCTGGGCTGCAGGTTCAAGAAGCTTGGGATAAAGCGACCTCAGTGGATGATATTTTTGAAGCACATGTAGATTATGCCTTTGACGATCACCGCGGCTTTCTCACCAGCTGTCCTACGAATGTAGGGACAGGGCTTAGGGCTTCGGTCATGATGCATTTGCCGGCACTGGTGCTGACCCAGCAAATTAATCGGATACTATCTGCTGTATCCCAGGTCGGTCTGACGGTTCGCGGGATTTATGGCGAAGGCAGTGAAGCAACAGGGAACTTGTTTCAAATCTCAAATCAGATTACACTGGGACAAAGCGAATCTGAAATTATTGAAAATTTGTACAGTGTCGTTATGCAAATTATCGAGCATGAGAAGTCGGCCAGAGAGAGATTGCTGTCGGAATCTCGCCTGCGGATGACCGATCGCGTTATGCGTTCCTATGGCATATTGTTATATGCAGCAATCATGGATTCCAAAGAGGCAGCTCAGCGGCTGTCCGACGTCAGACTCGGCGTGGATCTTGGATTGATCGATGCGTTGTCTGTACAGGTACTGAATGAACTGACTGTCATGACCCAGCCTGGTTTTTTACAGAAAAAATTTCAGGTCAGCATGTCTCCGGGTGAACGCGATATGTATCGCGCGAAGCTGATTCGAGAGAAATTGGGTAAATAAGAAACAACATTCATGGAGGTGTAGGAGTATGATGTTTGGAAGATTTACGGAGCGTGCCCAGAAGGTATTGGCACTTGCCCAAGAAGAAGCGGTACGGCTTGGACATAACAATATTGGAACAGAGCATATTTTGCTTGGCCTGATTCGCGAGGGGGAAGGAATTGCGGCTAAAGCGTTGATTGGTCTTGGACTGGGCCTGGAGAAAATTCAGGATGAAGTAGAGACCTTAATTGGACGCGGTCAAGAACAACCAGCGAATATTGCATATACGCCTAGAGCAAAGAAAGTCATCGAACTATCTATGGATGAGGCTCGTAAGCTCGGCCATACTTATGTAGGAACTGAGCATATTCTGCTTGGCCTGATTCGGGAAGGCGAGGGCGTTGCTGCACGGGTACTGAACAATTTGGGCATCAGCCTGAACAAAGCGCGCCAGCAAGTACTGCAACTGCTTGGAAGCAGCGAGGCGGTTTCCAGCCATCATGGTACTCCGGCCAATGTAAATACGCCAACGCTAGACAGCTTGGCTCGCGATTTGACAGAGTCGGCGAAAGAGAGCAACCTTGACCCGGTTATCGGCAGAAGCAAAGAAATCGAACGGGTCATTCAGGTACTCAGCCGCCGGACGAAGAACAATCCGGTATTGATCGGTGAGCCGGGTGTAGGTAAAACTGCGATCGCCGAGGGCTTGGCCCAGAAAATTATTAATAACGAAATCCCTGAAACTTTGCGTGATAAAAGAGTAATGACCCTCGATATGGGTTCTGTTGTAGCAGGCACCAAATATCGCGGTGAGTTTGAAGATCGTTTGAAGAAAATAATGGACGAAATCCGTCAGGCCGGGAATATCATCCTGTTTATTGACGAATTGCATACGTTGATTGGTGCAGGCGGAGCGGAAGGGGCAATCGACGCTTCCAACATCCTGAAGCCGGCGCTTGCTCGCGGTGAGCTGCAGTGCATCGGGGCAACGACATTGGATGAGTATCGTAAATATATCGAAAAGGATGCTGCGCTGGAGCGCCGTTTCCAGCCGATTACAGTCGATCAGCCGTCCGTTGACGAAGCCATCCAAATTTTGCATGGACTCCGCGATCGTTATGAGGCTCACCACCGTGTGAAAATTACGGATGAAGCAATTGAACAGGCGGTTAAGCTGTCTGATCGATATATTCAGGATCGATTTCTGCCCGATAAAGCCATCGACTTGATTGATGAGGCCGGATCGAAGGTACGGCTTAACTCTTATACGGTCCCGCCTAATCTGAAGCAGTTGGAGAGCCGTCTTGAAGACATCCGCAAAGAGAAGGATGCAGCTGTGCAAAGCCAGGAGTTCGAGAAAGCTGCCGCACTGCGCGATACGGAACAGAAAATCCGCGAAGAGCTGGATGTTACGAAGAATCAATGGAAAGAGAAGCAAGGCCGCACAGATTCTGAGGTAACGCCAGAGGATATCGCTCAGGTTGTAGCCAGCTGGACTGGTATTCCTGTAAGCAAGCTGAAGGAAGAAGAGACGGAAAGATTGCTTAATATGGAGCAAATCCTGCATGAACGTGTCATTGGCCAGGACGAAGCGGTGAAAGCGGTCAGCCGTGCCATCCGCAGGGCACGTGCTGGACTTAAGGATCCGAAGCGTCCGATGGGCTCCTTTATCTTCCTAGGACCTACAGGGGTCGGTAAGACGGAGCTGGCGCGCGCGCTTGCCGAAGCGATGTTCGGTGATGAGAACGCTGTGATTCGTATTGACATGTCCGAGTACATGGAGAAGCATTCTACTGCACGTCTTGTAGGTGCCCCTCCTGGATATGTCGGTTATGAAGAAGGAGGACAATTGACGGAAAAAGTGCGCCGTAAACCTTATTCCGTCGTACTGCTGGATGAAATCGAGAAAGCTCACCCGGAAGTATTCAACATCCTACTACAGGTGCTTGAGGATGGTCGATTGACCGATTCGAAGGGGCGTGTAGTGGACTTCCGTAACACATTAATTATTCTTACCTCGAACGTCGGGGCAGAAGCAATTAGACGCAATACACGACTTGGTTTCACTGCGGTAGAGGACTCCGGAGCCGATTATGACAATATGAAGGGCAAAGTGATGGAGGAACTGAAGAAGAGCTTCCGTCCGGAATTCCTTAACCGGATCGATGAAATCATTGTCTTCCATTCCCTCGAGAAATCGCATATCGGCGAAATTGTAACCTTGATGGCTGAAGAACTGCGTAAACGACTGCAAGAGTTCGATGTGGACTTCGTCCTGACGGATGAAGCGAAGGAGTTTCTCGCTAAAGAAGGCTTCGATCCAGCTTACGGGGCGCGTCCGCTTCGCCGGGCCATTCAGAAGCATATCGAGGATCGTTTGTCCGAAGAGCTGCTGACCGGTAATGTTCAGAAAGGCGATTCGTTAACGATTGATGTGGAAGATGGCGGTTTGTCCGTGAAAAAATCAGGCACTTTTTCAAAAAGCGCCAAGTAATTTCAATTTATGAGCATAGCGATTGATGTAATCATCGATTGCAGGCTTTGCTAGAAGTTATGCAAGACAGCTTGGGAAACAGATGTTTCTCAGGCTGTCTTTTCGTGATTATTCCCATATTTACGCAAACCATCCGAAAAGCCTTTACGTTAAATCTGAAACAATGGTAAACTTTGAGTGTTACCCTTCGCGGGTTGCTGCAAGGTTGTTAAATTTTGCAGATATTTTAAGGAGAGAGAAATGGTTAAAGTAAAGACGAAGTTCTTTTGCACGGAGTGCGGATATGAATCGCCAAAATGGTATGGAAAATGTCCGGGCTGCGGTTCATGGAACTCCATGGTCGAAGAAACCGAAAAAGTTGTTAAGACGCAGGGGATGTCCTCTGGTCTATTTCATACGAAAGAAAAGCCGCTTCCCATCATAAATATAGAAAGTGGCAAAGAACCGCGGATCGTTACGGGAATCGGAGAGCTTAACCGCGTGCTTGGCGGTGGAGTTGTGCCAGGTTCGCTCGTTCTCGTCGGCGGTGACCCCGGGATCGGTAAATCGACCTTGCTGCTTCAGACATCTCACGAGATGGCGAAGGCCGGGTTGAAAGTCCTGTATATATCTGGTGAGGAATCGATCCGTCAAACGAAAATGAGGGCGGAAAGACTTGGAGCTTTATCAGAGAATTTATATGTTCTGTGTGAGAGCGATATGGATTCCATTGAAGCGGCAATCGATGATCTGCAGCCGAATTTTCTTGTCATCGACTCCATTCAAACCGTATATTTGCCGGAAGTAACCAGTGCGCCGGGCAGTGTAGCCCAGGTTCGTGAATCTACAGCGCGTTTCATGCGTATCGCCAAAGGCCGGGGCATCGCCACGGTATTGGTCGGGCATGTGACGAAGGAGGGGGCTATCGCCGGTCCGCGGCTGCTGGAGCATATGGTGGACTGCGTGCTGTATTTTGAAGGAGAAAGACATCATTCCTATCGCTTGCTTCGTGCCGTGAAGAATCGTTTTGGTTCTACGAACGAAATCGGGATATTCGAAATGAATGAATCAGGCTTGACGGAGGTTATCAATCCATCGGAACTGTTTCTTTCTGAACGGCCGATTGGCGTAGCAGGTTCGACCGTTGTAGCGAGTATGGAGGGTACTCGTCCGATGCTGGTGGAATTGCAGGCGCTAATCGCCACGACGCAATTCCCTTCGCCGCGGAGGATGGCGACTGGCGTCGATCATCACCGAATGGGACTGATTATCGCGGTGCTTGAGAAACGAATGGGGATGTTCCTGCAGAATCAGGACGCCTATGTGAACTTGGCTGGCGGAGTGAAGCTGGATGAACCGGCTGTCGATCTTGCTATCGCCGTAAGCATTGCTTCCAGTTTTCGCGATGTTCCAACCAGGCCAGATGATTGTTTCTTTGGTGAGGTCGGACTGACCGGGGAAGTTCGGGCTGTCTCCCGGGCGGAGCAAAGAGTTAAAGAAGCCGCCAAGCTTGGCTTTAAACGTGTTATTTTGCCGGAGAAGAGCATGAAGGGCTGGCAGAGTCCCGCGGGAATACAATTGATTGGTGTAAATACTGTTGCAGATGCGCTAGCTGTTGCGTTAGATTAGGGGGCATTTATTTCATGAAAGAAAACACCCATGCGGAGAAAATGAATGATTTGCTCAGGCTCGTTGCGCCCGGCACTGCTTTTCGCGACGGACTTGAGAATGTCCTTCGGGCCAAGACCGGTGGCTTGATCGTAGTGGGGTATAGCCCGGAAGTAATGGAAGTGGTGGAAGGGGGCTTCTCCATTAACTGTGATTTCTCGCCGAACTATTTATACGAGCTTGCTAAGATGGACGGAGCCATCATTATGAGTGAGGATCTTAAGAGAATTCTGTATGCAAACACGCAGCTTATTCCTGATTCCTCGATTTCCTCCTCAGAAACAGGAATTCGCCATCGAACGGCAGAGCGCGTAGCGAAGCAGACGGGCAAGCTGGTTGTCTCGATTTCTCAGCGCCGAAATATCATTACTTTGTATCAAGGTGCTCTCCGTTATTCCCTGAAGGAAATCGGGGTCATCCTGACGAAAGCAAATCAAGCGATCCAAACATTAGAAAAATACAGAGCTGTTTTGAATCAAGCGCTAACGAATTTAACGGCTTCCGAATTTGAAGAATTGGTAACCGTTCCTGAGGTTGTTAATGTTATTCAGCGCGTCGAAATGGTCATTCGCATCAAGATGGAGATCAAGCGCTTCATTAACGAGCTTGGCTCTGAGGGACGACTGATCAGTATGCAAATGGAAGAGCTGGTTAGCAATATGGAGGAAGAAGCATGGCTTCTATACAAAGACTACGCCAAGGAAGATAACGATGAAGCGATTCGTGAAATTATCCTTGGTCTGAAGCGTTCCAGTGACGATGAGCTCCTTGAGATGAGCCACATCACCAAGCTGCTGGGCTATCCAGCCTCTGCCGCAATGTCTGAAGATTTAGTTTCTCCACGCGGCTACCGTGTGTTAAACAAAATTCCACGTTTGCCTAATGTCATCATTCACAACTTGGTGGAGCGTTTTCAGCAGCTTCCAGGGGTACTGATGGCAACGATCGACGAATTGGATGAGGTAGACGGCATTGGGGAAGTTAGAGCGAGAACAATTAAAGAAGGATTGAAGCGACTGCAGGAACAAGCTTTTATCGATAGACAAATCTAAAACAGGCTTAGCCTTGTTTGGGAATTAGAGTCATTTGGTTCATTATCCGATAATACGATTATTGGAAAATTATACGAGGTGAAGAGATGATTACAAAATCACTTCCGAATGTTTTCACCCTGGGGAATTTGTTTCTTGGGATGCTGGCGATTATATTTGCATTTGACGGAAAATACAGCATGTCCGCGATCATGGTGATTGTTGCCATGCTGCTTGATGGTTTGGATGGGCGGGTAGCTCGGGCGCTTAACGCCCAAAGTGAATTTGGCAAGGAGCTGGACTCTTTATCAGATATTATATCATTTGGCGTTGCTCCGGCACTTCTCATGTATTCGATTGCTTTTAGCCATATCCATCCTGGAATCGCCTGGGCTGTTACGGCCATTTTCCCCATGTGCGGGGCACTGAGATTGGCCCGGTTTAATGTGCAGAAGGGAATACCGGGTTATTTCATCGGCCTTCCGATCCCGGCAGCGGGCGGAGTTATTGCTACATTATCATTATTTCATAAAAATATTACGGCACCCTACTTCATTTTTGGGATCCTTCTTGTTTCGTACTTGATGGTTAGCTCCGTAAGGTATCCGAATTTTAAGAAGATCGGTCTTCCTAAGAAGGGTGTTGCCTTGGCGCCGCTTGTCGTGCTGATAGCGGTAGTAGTTGCTGTCTTTTTTCCAGACGAATTATCCAAAATGATCTTTGTTCCGTTAGTGATTTACGCGGCTTATGGCTTGAAGCAAAATTTCGACAGGCTGCTCCGCCGCAGCAAGCAAGTCGATGAGGAGGAAGCCGAGGAGGCTTACCACAACCGATGATTCAAAAAAAGTAAAAGCATGGCTGCCCGATTGTGGCAACCATGCTTTTTTAAATTTTCATCCAAAGGGCACAGCCCTAGCCCTCCTAAGAGGAAGGGGGTAGGTGGGTGCACAACGACTGCACAACGACATTTATGACAAATTAAACAGTCCTAGAGTAGAGCATTTCTGGGATTCTCGTCTGACCACTTCATCCATGTCGATCTCAAGCAAGTTGCAGAGTGCTGACATATAGAAGAGATTACGCCCTAATTCATTGGTAATAGCGTCCCGGCAGTTCTCGCACAGTTCTCCATGAACATGCTTGCGAATGGTTTCCTTCGCTTGCTGCAAATCGATCCCGGGTTCAAAGTGTTGCTTCGTGGCGTGAAGCTCAATGCAACCGCATTCAGTCACAGATTTCGTGACAGAGCGGACAACGGACGCGTTAGTTTGTCCCATCTTAGACAGGACGTCGAGTAGACTGCGGTGACGGAGTAACAAATCGGAAACTTGTTCTTGAAAAGATTGAAGGCTTTGAGCACTCATGTCCATCCACCTCAAATATTATGAATTGAGTTCATTATATGCCACATTTTCACTGGATATCAAGCTGGAATTGCCGTATTAGCGGGTATTGTGCAAAACAATCCCATGAAATAGACTTGGAAATTTCACAGTGTCGTAGCAAAAGGAAGAACTAATCATCGAAGCAATGGCGACAGGATACACATACCATAGTGCCCAATAGTGGCTCAATAAAATTTTGCCATCAAAGATTACACCTTCATAAATTGGATCATACTGGATAAAGAACATACTTTATTTGGAGGTGAAGAGGGACATGGTAAAAAAATGGTTAATGATCATGTCTGCTTTGAGCGGTGCATGGCTCGGGTATACGATGGACGGGCTGATCGGCTTTTTTCCACAGCCGTTGCGTGCTTGGTTTGGCGGGATGAGCCCTCTGTTGTCGCATCTACTGTTAGCGGCGGTTGGGGCTATTCTCTGTGTATTCATGTTCACCCTTGTTGCGGATGTCGCATCTGCAAGAATAAGACGGTGGATTGAAGCGATCACTGAAATACCTATGAATGAAATGATGGCCGGAGCGGCCGGCTTAACTGCAGGACTTCTACTTTCTTTAATGGTCTACCCTGTCTTGTCCCTGCTTGGTTCTATGGAGAGCTTTGCACAGTTCGCGATATCGGCCTTATTAGGCTACATGGGGCTGAGAGTGGGGCTGGCGAAGAAGGAAGAGCTGTCCTCGTTCTGGAAATCGGGAAAATGGGGAAGCGCTGGCCAAGGGGAAGAACGCAAGCTGGAGGAGCATAAGATTCTTGATACGAGCGTCATTATTGATGGACGGATTGCTGATATTTGCAAGACGGGCTTTATTGAAGGGACGATCGTCATTCCGGAGTTCGTACTGGAGGAGCTACAGCATATTGCGGACTCATCGGATTTGCTTAAACGCAATCGCGGGAGACGGGGACTAGATATTTTGAATAAAATCCAGAAAGAACTTGATGTCAAAGTGATGATTTACGAAGGGGATTTTGAGGAGATTTCTGAGGTGGACAGCAAACTGGTCAAGCTGGCTAAGGTGCTGCAGGGTAAGGTTGTTACGAACGATTTCAACTTGAACAAGGTTTGCGAGCTGCAAGGCGTGTCCGTACTTAACATCAACGATCTAGCGAATGCCGTTAAGCCGGTTGTACTGCCGGGAGAAGAGATTATGGTTCAGGTCATCAAGGACGGCAAGGAGCATGGTCAGGGGGTCGCCTATTTGGATGACGGCACCATGATCGTCGTTGAAGGAGGCCGGGATTATATCGGTACCTTTACCGAGGTGCTTGTCACGAGCGTACTTCAGACTTCAGCTGGTCGTATGATCTTCGCCAAACCGAAACTGTTGGAAAAAGCCCAGTAAAAGCGTTATGATGGGAATAGCTGCGTCAAGCACGCAATTCTAACGGATGAGGTAGGGAAAAAAAGTGGTACAAGCTAACAGCGCCAGCGCGGGAGTTGTTATTGTGGCAGCTGGCCGCGGTACGCGCATGGGTACGAAGGAAAACAAGCAGTATCTCATGCTGCAGAACAAGCCCATCTTCATTCACACGCTAGAGGTGTTTGACCGCCATCCTCTAATTACCGAGATCGTGCTGGTCACCGGTAAGCAGGATGTGGAGCGGGTCAGAGCGTGGATTGGTGAGTACGGGATCACAACTCCAATCAAAGTCATTCCGGGCGGCGCCGAGCGTCAGCACTCCGTATACCAAGGGCTGCTTCATATGAGCTCAACTTGGGTACTGGTGCATGACGGCGTCCGCCCTTTTGTCACGGAAGAGCAGGTGACATCCTGCTATGAAGCGGCTGTAGCATATGGGGCATCTGTTCTGGCTGTTCCGGTGAAGGATACGGTTAAACAAGTGGATGAGCAGGGCTGGGTGACTGCTACACCGGATCGCCGCAGTCTGTGGGCTATTCAGACACCGCAGGCTTTTCGCCGTTCGGAGCTGATGCAGGCTCATGAGCAGGCTGAAAGGGACGCATTTGTAGGTACGGATGATTCGATGCTCGTGGAGCGTCTTGGCGTCTCGGTTCGCGTAGTGGAGGGGACTTATAGCAACATCAAAATAACTACGCCCGACGATTTGGACTACGCGGAGTATATCCGCGCAAAGAAGGAAGCTAAGGGAGGGAATAAAGCATGATTAGAATTGGACAAGGGTTTGACGTGCATCAGCTCGTTGAAGGCAGGCCTTGTATTATCGGCGGGGTCACAATCCCATTTGAGAAGGGGCTGCTCGGACATTCCGATGCCGACGTGCTGCTGCATGCAGTAGCGGATGCGGTGCTTGGCGCATTGGGGCTTGGGGATATCGGGCGTCATTTCCCTGATACAGATCCGGCGTTCAAAGACGCTGACAGCTTGAAGCTGCTTCAGCAGGTATGGGATATGGCTGTGAAGCGCGGCTATCGTCTTGGCAATTTGGACGCGACCATTATTGCCCAGCGGCCGAAGATGGCTCCGTACATTCCGCAAATGGTCGAGGTTATTGCCGGGGCGCTCCAGGCAGATCCAAGCCAAGTGAATGTGAAGGCAAGTACGACGGAGCAGCTTGGGTTCAACGGTCGGGGAGAAGGAATTACGACTTTGTGTGTTGTATGCCTCACGAAAGATATGGTATCATCTTAAAATCATTTTTGAAGATAGAATTTTCTTATTTATTCCAGGAGGGGATTGCTTATGACGGAGGTTCGTGTGCGCTATGCTCCGAGTCCAACGGGGCATTTACATATCGGCAATGCTAGAACTGCGCTATTCAATTATTTGTTTGCGAGACATCACGGGGGGAAACTGATCATTCGGATCGAGGACACTGATGTGAAGCGCAATGTCGCTGGTGGAGAAGAGAACCAGCTAACTTATTTAAAGTGGCTTGGCATCGATTGGGATGAGAGCATCGACGTGGGTGGAGAGTATGGCCCTTATCGCCAGACGGAACGGCTCGATCTTTATCGTAAATACTGGCAGGAGCTCCTTGACAAAGGATTGGCTTATCGCTGTTATTGTACCGAAGAGGAGCTCGAGCAAGAGCGCGAGGAGCAGATTGCCCGCGGAGAGACGCCGCGTTATTCTGGCAAGCACCGTGATTTGACGCCGGAGCAGTGCGCTGCTTTCGAGGCGGAAGGACGTCAGGCAAGCATTCGTTTCCGTGTGCCGGAGGGGCGTACGTATACGTTCGAGGATTTGGTCAAAGGACCGATTACGTTTCAATCCGAAACGAGCGGCGACTTTGTTATTGTAAAAAAAGACGGCATTCCAACTTATAATTTTGCGGTAGTGCTTGATGACCACTTGATGAAAATCTCCCACGTGCTTCGTGGAGAGGATCACGTATCCAACACGCCTCGCCAACTAATGATCTATGAGGCGTTTGGTTGGGAGCCGCCGGTATTCGGCCATATGACTTTAATCGTTGGCGAGAATCATAAGAAGCTGAGCAAGCGTGATGAATCGGTCATTCAGTTCATCGAGCAGTATGATGAACTGGGTTACCTGCCGGAAGCGATGTTCAACTTTATTACCCTGCTCGGCTGGTCGCCGGAGGGCGAGGAAGAGATATTCTCTAAGGAGGAATTAATCTCGATCTTCGACACGAAACGGCTGTCCCGCAGCCCAGCGGTGTTTGACAAGCATAAGCTAGCTCATTTGAACAACCACTACATCAAGAACGCCGCCCCTGACCACATTGCCCGGCTTGCTATTCCGCATCTGCAGAAGGCTTCGCGTCTGCCGGCTGAGCTTACGCCAGAGCAGGAGGCTTGGGCCAAATCGCTAGTTGCGTTGTATCAGGAGCAAATGACCGCGGCCTCGGATATCGTGGAGCTGTCGGATCTGTTCTTCCGTACGCATCTGGAATTGGATGCGGAAGCGGCTGCCGTTCTGTCCGGAGAGCAGGTGCCGGAGGTGCTAAGTGCATTCCTTGCGAAGGTGGAGACGCTTGCTGATTATACGGCTGAGAACATTGCTGCATTAATTAAAGAAGTGCAGAAAGAGACTGGCCATAAGGGTAAAAATCTGTTCATGCCGATTCGCGTCGCACTGACGGGCCAGATGCATGGCCGCGATTTGAATCAGACGATTTATTTGCTTGGCCAAGATCGCACGATCGATCGGCTTAAGGCGCAAATTCGCAGTGCATAGATGGGAACGGTTAAACTCAAGACCCCCTTTTACAAGAAGGCAAATCAAATGTTGTCAGTTTTGGCGGCTTTCGGGTAATATATAGACAGAGTGAATTTAATGAAGATTTAAGTGAAGATTCAAAAAGATAAGTTTTTAGTACCGAGAAGGTTGGATGAAGCTAGGGACTGAGGAGCGCAACGTAGGAAAAACCTACGTGAGCACCTGAAATGTTTTCTTCGGAAACAATTCAGGTGAATTCAAGATTCGATGTCGAATTACATCTAGGACTACATTGTGATCAACAGTTGTCTTTTTGAATTACCTTTATAGTTTGAAATGCATTGATCGGGAGAAGTACGAAAGACTACTGTATTGTCCAGAGAGGATAACCGAGGAGCCGATGACGGCACTGGGGTGGAAGTTATCTCAATACATGCTTCGGAAATGCACCCGGGAGCAGCGAAGTTGAGCGCGCAGTCATACGCGCAGGTAGACTTTGCCGCATCGTCCCCGTTAAGGACGCCATGAGGGATGGAGGAGCCTTAAGGCCGTTGCTGTTTGTAGGCAAGGCAGAGGGAGTTCGGCTTCCGTCCGAAGCAGAGTGGAACCGCGCTTAAGGCGTCTCTGCAGCGAAGGCTGCAGGGGCGTCTTTATTTTTATATAAATAGAACGAGAGACCGGAAAGAAAAGAGGGGAAGCATGATGTTCAAGAGGATGAAATCTGACATTCAAGCCGTATTTGATAACGATCCAGCAGCTAGAAGTTGGTTCGAGGTAATCTTCACCTATTCCGGGCTGCATGCGATATGGAACCACCGGTTGGCGCATGCTTTCTATCGACGGCGGTGGTTCACGATCGCCAGAATCATTTCGCAGACGAGCCGTTTTTTTACGGGGATCGAAATTCATCCGGGAGCGCGGATCGGCAACCGGTTATTCATTGACCACGGGATGGGCGTAGTCATTGGGGAAACCTGCGAAATAGGTGACGATGTGGTTATCTATCAGGGAGTTACTCTGGGGGGAAGCGGTAAGGAAAAGGGCAAGCGTCATCCAACCATTGGTAACAATGTCGTTATTGGTTCTGGAGCGAAAATTCTCGGTTCATTTAAAATAGGAGACCAGTCGAATATCGGGGCTAATTCGGTTGTGCTGAAGGAGGTTCCGCCACAAAGCACGGTAGTCGGAATTCCTGGCAAAGTGGTACGACTGCGCGGGAAGCCGCTTGATCGGCTTAGCCATCAGCTTCCGGATCCAGTGATCGACTCAATGAAGGCGCTGCAGGCTGAGATCGAAGGACTGCAGGCTGAAATTGCTGAGCTAAGGCAGCAGCTGCGTCAGGAGCAGATGACGGAGAGTAAATAATATCAACAACAGTTGCGAAAGGAACGTGAGTATGGCACTGCAAATATACAACACACTAACTCGGATGAAAGAGACCTTTGTCAGCCAGAAGCCGGGAAAGGCTAACATTTATGTGTGCGGTCCGACCGTATACGGCTATATTCATATTGGGAATGCGCGTCCGATGATCTTTTTTGACATTGTAAGGAGCTATTTGGAGAATCAGAACTATGAGGTCAACTATGTGGTTAACTTCACGGATGTCGATGATAAGCTGATCCGCAAGGCTGAAGAAATGAACACCACCGTGCCTGAAGTGGCTGAAATGTTTATTAAAGCGTATTACGAGGATTTGGATGGATTGGATATACCTCGGGCAACAGCTAATCCACGGGTGACGGACAGCATGGAGATTATCATTGATTTCATTAAGGATTTGGAGCAAAAGGGCTTTGCTTACGCTAGTGGAGGAGATGTTTTCTTTCGAACGAAAAAGTTCCAGGATTACGGCAAGCTGTCCGGCCAAAATATCTCAGAGCTGCAATTCGGCATCCGAATTGACGTCGATGAGCGTAAGGAACACCCGGAGGATTTTGTGCTTTGGAAAGCGGCGAAACCGGGGGAAATCCATTGGGAAAGTCCATGGGGAGAAGGCAGACCAGGCTGGCATATCGAATGCTCAGCGATGGCACGCCAACTGCTTGGCGATACGCTTGATATTCACGGTGGGGGACAGGATTTGCAGTTCCCGCACCATGAATGCGAAATTGCCCAATCTGAGGCAGCAACGGGCAAGCCGCTTGCGAGGTATTGGATGCATAATGGTTATATTAACATCGACGGCGAAAAAATGTCGAAATCGCTCGGTAACGGTGTCCTTGTGAAGGATCTGCGTGCCGAATACAA comes from the Paenibacillus lentus genome and includes:
- the cysS gene encoding cysteine--tRNA ligase; the protein is MALQIYNTLTRMKETFVSQKPGKANIYVCGPTVYGYIHIGNARPMIFFDIVRSYLENQNYEVNYVVNFTDVDDKLIRKAEEMNTTVPEVAEMFIKAYYEDLDGLDIPRATANPRVTDSMEIIIDFIKDLEQKGFAYASGGDVFFRTKKFQDYGKLSGQNISELQFGIRIDVDERKEHPEDFVLWKAAKPGEIHWESPWGEGRPGWHIECSAMARQLLGDTLDIHGGGQDLQFPHHECEIAQSEAATGKPLARYWMHNGYINIDGEKMSKSLGNGVLVKDLRAEYKCEAIRYFMLSTHYRNPLNFSEKIMEQAERSVERIANTVSNLRHRLQTASAGSDQVTPEWEAKLREIGEIFHAKMQDDFNTPDAITAVFEWVNEVNSLLQRPIVGRADLEAAQELFSEMNGVLRIAREAETELLDGEVEALIAERTEARKAKNWARADEIRDLLVGKGIILEDTPQGMRWRRK